The [Bacillus] selenitireducens MLS10 genome includes a region encoding these proteins:
- a CDS encoding acetamidase/formamidase family protein, which produces MNSKETVFVNKFTDGILDPGKEMLGPVKDGGHIVANTTPGCWGPMITPCLKGGHEVTKPVFVEGAEVGDAVAIRIKSIRVTSIATASGNDAPVDGRFLGDPFVAVKCPECGEMNPQTVIKGIGQDAIRCENCDADVTPFRFTNAYTMTFNDQKTVGITLDKQGAEQVAHDGKSYMSTPENSVQNPIVTFAPHDLVGAIARVRPFLGQLGTTPSRPIPDSHNAGDFGQFLIGAPHDYGLTEDELEDRTDGHMDINRAREGAIVIAPVKVEGGGVYLGDMHAMQGDGEIAGHTTDVSGIVTLQVNVIKGLKLEGPVILPVEEDLPYLAKPITKAEREEAKRLHAGWSMQQPLESSLPLSFVGTGATLNDATTNGLERAAMVLGTSVPEVMNRATVTGAIEIGRNPGVVTVTFLVPLHALEKLKLSHFAMEQYGKPE; this is translated from the coding sequence AAACTGTATTTGTCAATAAGTTTACAGATGGAATATTGGACCCTGGCAAAGAGATGCTAGGACCCGTCAAGGATGGGGGACACATCGTGGCCAATACAACTCCGGGCTGCTGGGGACCGATGATAACGCCATGTCTGAAAGGCGGACATGAGGTTACGAAGCCGGTATTTGTGGAAGGCGCAGAAGTCGGTGATGCTGTAGCGATCAGAATTAAATCTATAAGAGTCACGTCCATCGCGACGGCATCAGGAAACGACGCACCGGTTGACGGACGTTTTCTCGGAGATCCATTTGTGGCAGTGAAATGCCCGGAATGTGGAGAAATGAACCCGCAGACTGTCATCAAGGGCATTGGTCAGGATGCAATCCGCTGCGAAAACTGCGATGCTGACGTGACACCGTTCCGATTTACGAATGCTTATACGATGACATTTAACGATCAAAAAACGGTGGGGATTACGCTGGACAAACAGGGGGCAGAACAGGTTGCACATGACGGGAAATCCTATATGTCCACGCCGGAAAACTCCGTACAAAATCCGATCGTGACATTTGCCCCTCATGACTTGGTGGGGGCAATCGCGAGAGTACGGCCATTCCTGGGGCAATTAGGCACGACGCCGTCACGACCGATACCGGATTCACATAACGCTGGTGACTTTGGTCAATTTCTCATTGGTGCGCCCCATGATTACGGATTAACAGAAGATGAACTTGAAGACAGAACAGATGGTCATATGGATATTAACCGGGCTCGCGAAGGCGCAATTGTCATTGCACCGGTAAAGGTTGAAGGTGGAGGAGTTTATCTTGGGGATATGCACGCCATGCAGGGAGATGGTGAAATCGCAGGACACACAACTGATGTATCGGGCATTGTGACCCTTCAGGTAAACGTAATCAAAGGTCTGAAGCTCGAGGGACCTGTGATTTTGCCGGTTGAAGAAGATCTTCCTTATCTGGCAAAGCCGATCACGAAAGCGGAACGGGAAGAGGCCAAGCGGCTGCACGCAGGCTGGTCCATGCAACAGCCGTTGGAATCATCGTTGCCGCTGTCATTTGTCGGAACCGGCGCGACATTGAATGATGCAACGACGAACGGCCTCGAGCGGGCTGCAATGGTCCTTGGAACAAGTGTACCGGAGGTCATGAACCGGGCAACGGTGACTGGGGCTATTGAGATCGGGCGTAATCCAGGGGTTGTGACGGTGACATTCCTGGTGCCGCTTCACGCGCTTGAAAAACTGAAACTGAGTCACTTTGCCATGGAGCAGTACGGAAAGCCGGAATAA
- a CDS encoding DEAD/DEAH box helicase: MFKKQTLTDKISLLKEDPNVIHWQTMPEKEAVFAPFPHVLDICIQEALKNRGIHQLYSHQRSAFNESVNNNKNIVAVTPTASGKTLCYNLPVLHRFSKNHDARALYLFPTKALAQDQMSELNGLIEDMDMEIRSYTYDGDTPPAIRQTIRKAGHIVLSNPDMLHSAILPHHTKWISLFENLETVVIDELHTYRGVFGSHVANVIRRLKRICRYYGSDPAFICTSATIANPVELAEELTGGPVQLIDNNGAPAGRKHFVLYNPPVLHPVLNVRKSATKMVNQLASDFLKDGIQTIVFARSRVRVELILSHLQQLTSGSIRQNRIRGYRGGYLPSQRRQIEKDLRSGETIGVVSTNALELGVDIGQLQVCVMTGYPGSIASSWQQAGRAGRRQDESLVIMVASSSPLDQYLFSHPDFFFDHSPETARINKDNLIILVDHLKCAAYELPFEENEAFDGVEVTDILEYLMDQRVLFKSRQQFHWMNDAFPAHNISLRSAAQENVIIIDQSVTSKHQVIGEMDTFSAMTLLHEEAIYLHEGTQFQVEHLDWDEKKAFVREVDVDYFTDANLAVQLKVLEVDQEKALGAHRAVYGDVMVTAMATLYKKMKLDTFENIGSGPIHLPEQELHTNGIGIHLNEDQMESLSEDAWEQVLASLAHVMKHVSAVEVMCDTADLYTSAQVKETLTRQPTIFLYDRYPGGAGLSERIYQLLPDVLERSLDFVYNCSCEGGCPTCCGESAGSGDVPVKVLTLKLLSSLLAE, translated from the coding sequence ATGTTTAAAAAGCAGACGTTAACCGATAAAATTTCATTGCTCAAAGAAGATCCCAATGTGATTCATTGGCAAACCATGCCGGAAAAAGAAGCGGTCTTTGCCCCGTTTCCGCATGTACTTGATATATGTATTCAAGAAGCGCTGAAGAATCGCGGTATTCACCAGTTATACAGTCACCAACGTTCAGCCTTCAATGAATCCGTAAACAACAACAAAAACATTGTCGCGGTCACGCCGACAGCCTCAGGCAAGACACTTTGTTATAACCTCCCTGTTCTGCATCGTTTTTCGAAAAATCATGACGCTCGTGCACTTTACCTGTTTCCAACGAAGGCACTTGCACAGGATCAGATGAGCGAATTAAACGGGCTGATAGAAGACATGGACATGGAAATACGCAGTTATACGTATGATGGGGACACTCCACCTGCAATCAGACAGACAATCAGAAAAGCCGGCCACATTGTTCTTTCAAATCCGGACATGTTGCATTCGGCGATCTTGCCGCATCATACAAAGTGGATTTCTCTGTTTGAGAATCTTGAAACCGTCGTGATTGATGAGCTGCATACATATCGGGGCGTATTCGGTTCACATGTGGCGAATGTCATTCGGCGATTGAAACGGATCTGCCGCTACTATGGAAGTGATCCTGCATTCATATGTACCTCTGCAACCATTGCGAACCCCGTGGAGCTTGCAGAAGAGCTGACGGGTGGGCCGGTGCAGCTGATTGACAACAATGGCGCACCGGCGGGCAGAAAACATTTTGTGCTATACAATCCTCCTGTCTTGCATCCTGTTCTGAACGTCCGTAAAAGTGCCACGAAAATGGTCAATCAACTGGCGTCAGACTTTTTGAAGGATGGCATTCAAACCATCGTCTTCGCGCGCAGCCGGGTCAGGGTTGAATTGATTTTGAGCCACCTGCAGCAGCTCACCTCGGGTTCCATCCGGCAAAACCGGATCAGGGGATACCGCGGAGGCTATCTGCCTTCTCAAAGAAGACAGATAGAGAAGGATTTACGCAGCGGTGAGACCATCGGAGTCGTCAGTACAAACGCGCTCGAACTCGGAGTGGATATCGGTCAGCTGCAAGTATGCGTCATGACCGGTTACCCCGGTTCGATTGCATCGTCATGGCAACAGGCCGGCAGGGCCGGGCGTCGACAGGACGAATCACTTGTGATTATGGTGGCAAGCTCATCTCCGCTCGATCAATACCTGTTTTCACACCCGGATTTCTTTTTTGATCATTCGCCGGAGACGGCAAGAATCAATAAAGACAATCTGATTATACTCGTCGATCACCTGAAGTGTGCAGCTTATGAGCTGCCGTTTGAAGAAAACGAGGCCTTTGATGGTGTCGAGGTCACAGATATTCTTGAGTACCTGATGGATCAGCGCGTGCTCTTCAAAAGTCGTCAACAGTTTCACTGGATGAATGATGCATTTCCGGCCCATAACATTTCTTTGCGGTCCGCGGCGCAGGAGAACGTCATCATCATCGATCAATCCGTGACCTCCAAGCATCAGGTGATCGGAGAAATGGATACATTCAGTGCGATGACGCTGTTGCATGAGGAAGCCATTTATTTGCATGAAGGGACACAGTTCCAAGTGGAGCATCTCGACTGGGACGAAAAAAAGGCGTTTGTCCGTGAGGTGGATGTGGATTATTTTACGGATGCCAACCTGGCTGTACAACTTAAAGTATTGGAAGTGGACCAGGAGAAAGCGCTCGGCGCTCACCGTGCTGTCTATGGGGATGTGATGGTAACTGCCATGGCGACCCTTTATAAAAAAATGAAACTCGATACTTTCGAAAATATCGGCTCGGGACCGATTCATCTGCCCGAACAGGAGCTGCATACGAACGGCATTGGCATTCATCTGAATGAGGATCAGATGGAAAGCCTCTCTGAAGATGCTTGGGAACAGGTACTCGCGAGTCTTGCCCATGTGATGAAACACGTGTCTGCCGTTGAGGTAATGTGTGATACAGCTGATCTCTACACGTCAGCTCAGGTAAAAGAGACACTCACGCGTCAACCCACGATCTTTCTTTATGATCGCTATCCGGGTGGGGCAGGATTAAGCGAGCGGATCTATCAGCTTTTACCGGATGTGCTAGAACGGTCATTGGACTTTGTCTATAACTGTTCCTGCGAAGGCGGCTGTCCAACTTGTTGCGGAGAAAGTGCGGGTTCTGGTGATGTGCCTGTTAAAGTACTGACTCTGAAGCTGTTAAGCAGTCTTCTTGCTGAATAA
- a CDS encoding ribonuclease H-like domain-containing protein, translated as MKARLKRMATHLQTEPSAERSGVKPAESREVEGTDSPLSKGFADMGFFPFSFEGEYSYRRKTVYPFSVHDQNVYNELSQLTDFWKHDKSAHPLSTAGRIPEELLFFDTETTGLSHGAGNRIFLICYARVNQEGIEVTQHLLMDPGHETAFLAGFLDEISDKDYIVSYNGKSFDWPQVKSRHAFLQKMLPVLPVTGHIDLLHAARRFWKDELPSCRLSVVEEEKLGIERIDDVPGRMAPVLYQEYLFDQNPALLEGIITHNDQDVRSLITLFTMISKRFLYKDQNLTPDEHFAAGKWSSEWKMNRLALQHLQRAVDSGSNTAARAALMLSGMYKKQGNFEESVELLKYTIEHGDEYVSKAVVELSKIFEHQMKQPCEALRCLDRLGKDTFMQDASLVKRRERLLLKCESH; from the coding sequence ATGAAAGCACGACTAAAGCGGATGGCCACACATTTACAAACAGAACCATCCGCTGAGCGATCCGGAGTAAAACCGGCTGAAAGTCGGGAAGTTGAAGGGACGGATTCCCCATTGTCCAAAGGATTTGCAGACATGGGCTTTTTTCCTTTTTCGTTTGAAGGTGAATATTCCTACCGGAGAAAAACGGTCTATCCTTTTTCAGTGCATGATCAAAATGTCTACAATGAACTGTCTCAGTTGACCGATTTCTGGAAGCATGACAAATCTGCTCATCCCCTTTCTACAGCCGGGAGAATACCGGAAGAGCTCCTGTTTTTTGATACGGAAACCACCGGCCTCTCACACGGGGCAGGAAACAGAATATTTCTGATCTGTTATGCGCGTGTAAATCAGGAAGGGATTGAGGTGACGCAGCACCTTCTCATGGATCCGGGACATGAAACCGCCTTTCTCGCAGGTTTTCTGGATGAAATATCCGATAAGGATTATATCGTCAGCTACAACGGGAAATCATTTGACTGGCCACAGGTCAAATCCCGGCATGCGTTTCTTCAAAAAATGCTCCCTGTCCTTCCGGTAACCGGTCATATTGACCTCCTTCACGCAGCCCGACGATTTTGGAAAGATGAACTGCCATCCTGCAGATTGTCTGTGGTGGAAGAAGAAAAACTCGGCATTGAACGTATAGACGATGTACCAGGCAGGATGGCCCCCGTTTTGTATCAGGAATACTTATTTGATCAAAATCCAGCCCTGCTGGAGGGGATTATTACTCATAATGACCAGGATGTCCGGTCATTAATCACCCTGTTTACGATGATTTCGAAACGTTTTTTGTATAAGGATCAAAACCTGACACCTGACGAACATTTTGCCGCGGGCAAGTGGTCTTCAGAATGGAAGATGAACCGTCTCGCACTTCAGCATCTGCAGCGTGCCGTGGATTCAGGCTCCAACACAGCGGCACGTGCTGCACTGATGCTGTCGGGTATGTATAAAAAACAAGGGAATTTTGAGGAATCTGTCGAACTGTTGAAGTATACGATTGAACATGGGGATGAATATGTATCAAAAGCAGTTGTGGAGCTTTCGAAGATATTTGAGCATCAGATGAAACAGCCCTGTGAGGCGCTCCGCTGTCTTGATCGCCTTGGAAAAGACACGTTCATGCAGGATGCCTCCCTTGTGAAACGAAGAGAGAGATTACTGCTGAAATGTGAGAGTCATTAA
- a CDS encoding DUF294 nucleotidyltransferase-like domain-containing protein codes for MKAKTSKSFSHVIRTTFPFDQLTQDQFDTLMESAKRQSFKKNQFLFHEHDEDPEIYFLLKGLAKNMLHKDNGQQISVRFYYPGEIVGLMILLAEGQMNFSVQALEDCETVVLPKKKMLELLGENQIFADVILSGIGERMKSLYDEIRQERGATDRENVPLFRTRIRDIMDKPLSIPEHASMLEAGKMMMHSDVSSVAVIGRLGKYAGVLHMKHVVEAMIAQKEHDPVKDWMNASAVTVQEQAFSYEVLSYFKEDTIDLVPVLNGMDLVGVTRPETFLYLEESKYLYLSHQLHRAARREDLVKLGPANNEDFLSFTELLLNERTYPREVCELISSYNDHIHRKAIEFALKEMENEGHGSAPINFCFIVMGSQGRREQAFSSDQDNGLILEDYRHLENRRTIEEYFHHFAAKVNRILADAGFPECTGGIMARERKWCRDYSEWVEEVNRWLKEADAEEIRDFTIFVDYRAIYGDFSLAERLRKEITPAIQNNKTLHAFLMKDTIRFRVPINPLGRVSLRGKNKELDLKKSALMQIVNGVRIFAIRYGVEEVNTAERLKVLKNREVFHPRDMKNAMMAMDYLLDARLKLNIRQIRDDEPLSNKLPYLHMDKEDRKPIKDALIVAKRMQQMTELSFAKNRGI; via the coding sequence TTGAAAGCAAAAACGTCTAAATCGTTCAGTCACGTGATCCGCACGACGTTTCCATTTGATCAGCTGACGCAGGATCAGTTTGATACATTAATGGAAAGTGCCAAGCGCCAGTCATTTAAAAAAAATCAGTTTTTGTTTCATGAGCATGATGAAGACCCTGAGATTTACTTTCTCTTAAAGGGCTTGGCAAAAAATATGCTTCATAAAGACAATGGCCAACAGATTTCCGTGCGTTTTTATTATCCTGGTGAAATCGTCGGGCTGATGATTCTGCTTGCTGAGGGTCAAATGAACTTCTCTGTTCAGGCACTTGAAGACTGTGAGACAGTTGTATTACCGAAAAAGAAAATGCTTGAACTTCTCGGCGAAAACCAGATCTTTGCAGATGTGATTTTAAGCGGTATCGGAGAACGGATGAAGTCTCTTTATGATGAAATACGTCAGGAACGGGGTGCAACGGATCGCGAAAATGTGCCACTGTTTCGAACGAGAATCAGAGATATCATGGACAAACCGCTATCCATTCCGGAACATGCGTCGATGCTTGAGGCGGGAAAAATGATGATGCACAGTGATGTTTCAAGCGTTGCTGTAATTGGCAGACTTGGTAAATATGCCGGGGTTCTTCACATGAAACATGTTGTGGAAGCGATGATTGCGCAAAAGGAACATGATCCGGTAAAGGACTGGATGAACGCCTCCGCTGTAACGGTGCAGGAACAGGCATTCAGCTATGAGGTTCTGTCTTATTTCAAGGAAGATACAATCGATCTGGTGCCTGTACTGAATGGGATGGACCTCGTCGGGGTAACCCGACCTGAAACCTTTCTGTACCTTGAAGAATCAAAATATTTGTACCTCTCGCATCAGCTTCACCGAGCAGCCAGACGTGAGGACCTGGTGAAACTCGGACCGGCGAATAATGAGGATTTTCTCTCTTTTACAGAGTTGCTTTTGAACGAACGAACGTATCCAAGAGAAGTCTGTGAACTGATCTCAAGTTACAATGACCACATTCACCGTAAAGCCATTGAATTCGCTTTGAAAGAAATGGAAAATGAAGGACACGGCTCTGCCCCGATCAACTTCTGTTTTATCGTGATGGGCAGTCAAGGAAGAAGAGAACAGGCGTTCAGTTCTGATCAGGACAACGGATTGATTCTTGAGGATTACAGACATCTTGAGAATCGGAGAACCATCGAAGAGTATTTCCATCACTTTGCTGCAAAAGTAAATCGCATCCTGGCAGATGCAGGATTCCCGGAGTGCACAGGCGGTATTATGGCCCGCGAGCGAAAGTGGTGCAGGGATTACAGCGAATGGGTGGAGGAAGTGAACAGATGGCTTAAAGAAGCCGATGCTGAAGAGATTCGTGATTTTACGATTTTCGTGGATTACCGAGCTATCTACGGCGATTTTTCGCTTGCAGAGCGTCTTCGTAAGGAGATTACGCCGGCCATTCAGAACAATAAAACCCTTCATGCTTTTCTGATGAAAGACACGATTCGATTCAGAGTACCCATCAATCCCCTCGGACGCGTCTCCTTAAGAGGCAAAAACAAGGAGCTTGATTTGAAAAAGTCGGCGCTTATGCAGATTGTCAACGGTGTCCGCATCTTTGCGATCCGCTACGGGGTGGAAGAAGTCAATACGGCAGAACGTCTGAAGGTGTTAAAGAATCGGGAAGTTTTCCACCCGAGAGATATGAAAAACGCGATGATGGCAATGGATTATCTCCTTGATGCACGGCTGAAATTAAATATCAGACAAATTCGCGATGATGAACCTCTGTCCAATAAGCTTCCCTATTTGCATATGGATAAAGAGGACCGAAAACCGATCAAAGATGCATTAATCGTTGCAAAACGGATGCAACAAATGACAGAGCTCAGTTTCGCGAAGAACCGGGGGATATAA
- a CDS encoding 3'-5' exonuclease, with product MKVSSWQIIKYFGYDFHKFHANRQKWSWKNRDVMKRVDQQLDSFQNLTIYDDEPIDNITFTVFDLETTGFFCNLGDEVLAIGATKLNRNRIDFPEQFYEVIEPVKPMSAFVSNLTGMTHEEVTAGLAFPEAFSKFLEFSKGSILVAHPASFDVQFLKILADRWRLHGYDPLYIDQYQLAKSLYPRKRNSLDELIKLYQIETSGRHHALADAYMTATVFHHLLDELDAKDVKTWGELKKFGKS from the coding sequence ATGAAAGTGTCATCCTGGCAAATCATTAAATATTTCGGATATGATTTTCACAAATTCCACGCAAACAGACAGAAGTGGTCCTGGAAGAATCGCGACGTGATGAAGAGAGTGGATCAGCAGTTAGATTCATTTCAAAATCTGACCATTTATGATGATGAACCGATCGATAATATTACGTTTACGGTATTTGATTTGGAAACAACCGGTTTTTTCTGTAACCTCGGAGATGAGGTATTGGCAATAGGCGCTACGAAACTGAATCGAAACCGGATCGATTTTCCTGAACAATTTTACGAAGTAATCGAACCGGTGAAACCGATGAGTGCATTTGTAAGTAACCTGACAGGGATGACGCACGAAGAGGTGACAGCGGGACTTGCTTTCCCTGAAGCATTTTCAAAGTTTCTCGAGTTTTCAAAAGGAAGTATTCTTGTGGCACATCCTGCGAGTTTTGATGTCCAGTTTTTGAAAATTCTTGCTGACAGGTGGCGGTTGCACGGGTATGATCCGCTGTATATTGATCAGTACCAGCTTGCCAAATCACTGTATCCGAGGAAGAGGAACTCTCTGGATGAGCTGATCAAGCTTTATCAAATTGAAACGAGTGGCCGACATCATGCTCTTGCAGATGCTTATATGACTGCGACCGTTTTTCATCACCTGCTCGATGAACTGGATGCAAAAGATGTAAAAACGTGGGGTGAATTAAAAAAGTTCGGAAAAAGTTGA
- a CDS encoding DUF1273 domain-containing protein — protein sequence MYQVMSVTGYKPHEIGVFNEKHEQLPFLKAAIRKKLIQLKEEWDYEWVVITGQAGVELWAGEAVLSMKETYPDIKLALLAPFFEQEQKFPEPVKVLYEQIWSEADHKDYITKRPYENPSQLRQKNDFVVQKTQCAMILYDEMTPGSPGYFLEAVDKYRQTQKGSEYPVHMMTPDDIEDLIREELDEQSWN from the coding sequence ATGTATCAGGTCATGAGTGTAACCGGCTATAAACCGCATGAAATCGGTGTGTTTAATGAAAAACATGAGCAGTTGCCATTTTTAAAGGCGGCAATCCGGAAGAAACTGATCCAGTTAAAAGAAGAATGGGATTATGAGTGGGTAGTGATTACCGGTCAAGCCGGTGTGGAGCTTTGGGCCGGAGAAGCGGTTCTGTCGATGAAGGAAACGTATCCGGACATTAAACTGGCTTTACTGGCTCCGTTTTTTGAACAGGAACAGAAGTTTCCTGAGCCGGTAAAAGTCCTCTATGAACAGATCTGGTCAGAGGCGGATCATAAAGACTACATAACGAAACGTCCTTATGAGAATCCTTCCCAGCTCAGGCAAAAGAATGATTTTGTTGTACAAAAAACCCAATGTGCGATGATTCTTTATGATGAGATGACACCGGGATCTCCCGGATATTTTCTTGAGGCTGTTGATAAATACAGGCAGACACAGAAGGGATCCGAATATCCCGTACACATGATGACACCGGATGATATTGAAGATTTGATACGTGAAGAGCTAGATGAACAAAGCTGGAATTGA
- the gpsB gene encoding cell division regulator GpsB, whose amino-acid sequence MRGYNQDEVDQFLDEIIKDYEAFENQIQKLETELANTKKQATKLEENVRKQPVQPTQPTQGNTNYDILRRLSNLEKHVFGSKLYD is encoded by the coding sequence ATGCGGGGCTATAACCAGGATGAAGTGGACCAGTTCCTGGATGAAATCATCAAAGACTATGAAGCCTTTGAAAATCAGATTCAAAAGCTTGAAACGGAGTTGGCCAATACAAAAAAACAGGCCACAAAACTTGAAGAAAATGTGCGAAAGCAGCCTGTTCAGCCAACACAGCCCACGCAAGGGAACACGAATTATGATATTCTCCGAAGACTGTCGAATCTCGAGAAGCATGTTTTCGGCAGCAAACTCTATGATTAA
- a CDS encoding ribonuclease HI family protein, with protein sequence MIEIYTDGASKGNPGPAGAGIFMKKGATLERYAVPLGIMSNHEAEFHACIIALEKLQERDERIVSLRSDSMLLVDAVEKDYVKQPIYKPLLERILILGASFDHCFIKWIPGKENKEADHLARQAIHKNV encoded by the coding sequence ATGATCGAAATATATACGGATGGTGCAAGTAAGGGAAATCCCGGACCGGCTGGAGCGGGTATTTTCATGAAAAAAGGTGCAACACTTGAGAGATATGCCGTCCCTCTCGGTATAATGAGCAATCATGAAGCTGAGTTCCATGCGTGTATCATTGCACTGGAGAAACTGCAGGAACGCGATGAACGGATCGTTTCATTACGTTCAGATTCAATGCTGCTGGTTGATGCTGTTGAGAAGGACTATGTGAAACAGCCGATATACAAACCGCTCCTTGAACGTATCCTGATTCTGGGCGCATCCTTTGATCACTGTTTTATCAAATGGATCCCGGGAAAAGAAAACAAGGAAGCAGATCATCTGGCAAGGCAGGCCATTCATAAAAATGTGTAA
- a CDS encoding THUMP domain-containing class I SAM-dependent RNA methyltransferase has protein sequence MKTFTIIATAAMGLEAIVANEIKELGYKHVTVENGKVMFEGDAQAVSRANMWLRTADRIKILAGTFKATSFEELFEQTKAIDWDAYIHRMDTFPVTGKSVKSALYSVPDCQKIVKKAIVEKLKDTHKVNWFDETGPRVKVEVAILKDEVSLTIDTSGTGLHKRGYRYLHNEAPLKETLAAAMIQLTNWHPDRPFADLFTGSGTLPIEAALIGQNIAPGTHRSFDFQNWSWFDHAIHDRTLEEAEDLANYDQPLDILGTDLDPKMIELAENNAMEAGLGDIIQFKQMRASDFKPQKDFGVVVSNPPYGERMQEKKEVEQIYRELGQTLRPFDTWSIYMISSHPRFELLYGQKATKKRKLYNGTIRTDYFQFWGEKPPRPRK, from the coding sequence ATGAAAACTTTTACGATTATTGCAACAGCTGCAATGGGTCTTGAAGCGATTGTAGCTAACGAAATCAAGGAACTCGGATACAAACATGTCACAGTCGAAAACGGCAAGGTGATGTTTGAAGGGGATGCGCAAGCAGTCTCAAGAGCGAATATGTGGCTTCGTACGGCAGATCGAATCAAAATATTGGCCGGCACGTTTAAGGCTACGAGCTTTGAAGAACTGTTTGAACAGACGAAGGCGATTGACTGGGATGCCTATATTCATCGTATGGACACCTTCCCGGTGACGGGGAAATCTGTAAAATCCGCATTATACAGTGTGCCGGATTGCCAAAAAATCGTTAAAAAAGCCATCGTGGAAAAGCTGAAAGACACACATAAAGTTAACTGGTTCGATGAAACAGGCCCGAGAGTGAAGGTTGAGGTTGCAATCCTCAAAGATGAGGTAAGCCTCACCATTGATACGAGTGGCACGGGTCTTCATAAACGAGGATATCGCTATTTGCACAATGAAGCACCATTAAAAGAAACCCTTGCGGCAGCCATGATTCAACTGACGAACTGGCACCCTGACCGTCCGTTCGCCGATTTATTTACCGGAAGCGGGACGTTGCCTATTGAGGCTGCGCTGATCGGGCAAAATATTGCGCCGGGTACTCACCGCTCATTTGATTTTCAAAACTGGAGCTGGTTCGATCATGCTATACATGATCGGACGCTTGAAGAAGCGGAAGATCTTGCAAACTATGATCAGCCATTGGACATTCTGGGCACGGACCTGGACCCGAAAATGATTGAACTGGCAGAAAACAATGCCATGGAGGCGGGGCTCGGTGATATCATCCAATTTAAACAGATGCGTGCATCCGATTTTAAACCTCAAAAAGATTTCGGTGTCGTCGTTTCCAATCCGCCGTATGGAGAACGTATGCAAGAAAAAAAGGAAGTGGAACAGATCTACAGAGAGCTCGGCCAAACGCTGAGACCTTTTGATACATGGAGTATTTATATGATCTCCAGTCATCCCAGATTTGAACTCTTGTACGGTCAAAAGGCAACTAAAAAAAGAAAGCTCTATAATGGCACGATCCGGACTGATTATTTTCAATTTTGGGGAGAAAAACCGCCTCGTCCCCGTAAATGA